In Mixophyes fleayi isolate aMixFle1 chromosome 4, aMixFle1.hap1, whole genome shotgun sequence, the following proteins share a genomic window:
- the LOC142153138 gene encoding E3 ubiquitin/ISG15 ligase TRIM25-like codes for MASADLRQELDCSICLNIYTDPVNLRCGHNFCRVCIDRVLDTQEGSGVYTCPECRAECQERPALHRNITLRNILGRFPSTQPDQEETGIYCTYCIHSPEPAAKSCLLCEASLCDNHLRVHSKSAEHVLSDPSTSLGNRKCSVHKKILEYYCTEDAACICVSCCLIGEHRGHQMESLDEASEKKKEKLRNVLQELTAEREETEKRVQRLQERRREDQEKAAGVTETVTALFRDIRRQLEDLEKRVLSEISRQEESVSHSVSDLIQQLEIKKDELSRNMCHIEELCNMSDPVTVLQDPDTGDLCDTEDRERHDDQVHGVGDLDVGLISDILHTLSDTITGITIGIYMQEATDILEDLNTGEYVSTSTGMTSNGFGSSTSFGMTSNGFGSSTSFGMTSNGFGSSTSFGMTSNIFGSSTSTGMTSKGFGFAVAAPPISYKQVLSISRFSSGRHYWEVDVSNSRRWRVGMCYPSIDSSGDQSYIGNNNKSWCLDRNNIQYSMRHNRKEIQLPDNISCDRLRIYLDYEAGQMSFYALCDPIRHLHTVTATFTEPLHAALWVGEGCITISGRVRSCNKIL; via the coding sequence atggcgtctgctgatctgagacaggagctggactgttccatctgcctgaacatttatacagatcctgtaaacctgagatgtggacacaacttctgccgggtctgtattgatcgtgtgctggatacacaggaggggtctggagtttatacctgtcctgaatgcagagcagagtgtcaggagcgtCCTGCACTACACAGAAACATAACTCTGCGTAACATACTGGGGCGTTTTCCGTCTACTCAGCCAGATCAGGAGGAGACTGGGATCTACTGCACTTACTGTATTCACTCTCCTGAACctgctgctaaatcctgtctgttgtgtgaagcttctctgtgtgataatcacctgagagtacacagcaagtcagcagaacacgtcttatctgatccctccacttccctggggaacaggaaatgctccgtccataagaagatcctggagtattactgcactgaggacgctgcctgtatctgtgtgtcctgctGTCTGATCGGGGAACACAGAGGACATCAGATGGAGTCACTGGATGAGGcctctgagaagaagaaggagaaactgagaaatgttctgcaggaACTGAccgcagagagagaggagactgagaaaagagtccagagactgcaggagcgcaggagagaagatcaggaaaaagcagctggtgtaacagagacagtcactgccctgtttagagacatcaggagacagctggaagacctagagaagagagtcctgagtgagatctccaggcaggaagagagcgtttcacactcagtctctgatctgatccagcagctggaaataaagaaggacgagctgtccaggaacatgtgtcacattgaggagctgtgtaacatgtctgatccagtgactgtcttacaggacccagacacaggtgacttgtgtgatactgaggacagagagagacatgatgaccaggtccatggtgtaggagatctggatgtgggtctcATCTCAGACATATTACACACATTATCTGATACAATAACAGGAATAACTATAGGGATCTATatgcaggaagctacagacataTTGGAAGACTTAAACACTGGTGAATATGTAAGTACATCAACTGGCATGACCTCTAATGGATTTGGATCAAGTACATCATTTGGCATGACCTCTAATGGATTTGGATCAAGTACATCATTTGGCATGACCTCTAATGGATTTGGATCAAGTACATCATTTGGCATGACCTCTAATATATTTGGATCAAGTACATCAACTGGCATGACATCTAAGGGATTTGGATTCGCAGTTGCCGCTCCTCCAATAAGTTATAAACAAGTATTAAGCATCAGTAGATTTTCCtcagggcgacattactgggaagtggatgTCAGTAATTCACGTAGATGGagggtagggatgtgttatcccagtatagatAGTAGTGGAGATCAGTCATACATTGGAAATAATAACAAGTCCTGGTGTTTGGATAGGAATAATATTCAGTATTCAATGAGACACAACAGGAAAGAAATCCAGTTACCTGACAATATTTCCTGTGATAGACtgaggatatatctggattatgaggctggacagaTGTCCTTTTATGCTCTGTGTGACCCGATTagacacttacacaccgtcactgccacattcactgagccccttcatgctgcattatggGTAGGGGAAGGTTGTATAACGATATCTGGGAGGGTCAGGAGCTGTAACAAAATATTATAA
- the LOC142153165 gene encoding E3 ubiquitin/ISG15 ligase TRIM25-like, with amino-acid sequence MASADVRKELDCSICLNIYTDPVSLSCGHNFCRVCIDRVLDTQEGSGVYTCPECRAVCQERPVLIKIIPLCNIVDSFLSTRSDQEETGIFCTYCVNSPVPAVKSCLLCEASLCDKHLRVHSKSAEHILSDPTTSLGNRKCNVHKKIPEYYCTNDSVCICVSCCLIGEHRGHQMESLDEASEKKKKKLRNVLQKLTTKREKTEKKVQRLQERRRKDQEKAAGVTETVTALFRDIRRQLEDLEKRVLIEICRQEERVSLSVSDLIQQLEIKKDELSRKMCHIEELCNMSDPVTVLQEPDTSDLCDTEDRERHDDQVHDVGDLDVGLISRTLCTLSDIMTGINIGIYVQEPADILLDVNTAGNNIHISGDGKTASVSTNKNHPETPEKFQYNQVISTRRFSSGRHYWEVEVSKSGGWRVGMCYPSIDRRGDQSYIGCSKKSWGLSMSWCNNQYSVIYNRKEFLVRDNMPCDRVRVCLDYEAGQLSFYALCDPIRHLHTFTATFTEPLHAALYVERGCIKISNIPPNCHNCG; translated from the coding sequence atggcgtctgctgatGTGAGAAAGGAActggactgttccatctgcctgaacatttatacagatcctgtatcACTGAgctgtggacacaacttctgccgggtctgtattgatcgtgtgctggatacacaggaggggtctggagtttatacctgtcctgaatgcagagcagtGTGTCAGGAGCGTCCTGTACTGATAAAGATCATACCATTGTGTAACATAGTGGATAGTTTCCTGTCTACTCGGTCAGATCAGGAGGAGACTGGGATTTTCTGCACTTACTGTGTGAactctcctgtacctgctgtTAAATCCTGTCTATTGTGTGAAGCTTCTCTGTGTGATAAAcacctgagagtacacagcaagtcagcagaacatATCTTATCTGATCCCACCACTTCCCTGGGGAACAGGAAATGCAACGTCCATAAGAAGATCCCGGAGTATTACTGCACAAACGAttctgtctgtatctgtgtatCCTGTTGTCTGATCGGGGAACACAGAGGACATCAGATGGAGTCGCTGGATGAGGCTtctgagaagaagaagaagaaactgagaaatgttctacagaaactgaccacaaagaGAGAGAAGACTGAGAAAAAAGTCCAGAGACTGCAGGAGCGCAGGAGAAAAGATCAGGAAAAAGCAGCTGGTGTAACAGAGACagtcactgccctgtttagagacatcaggagacagctggaagacctagagaagagagtcctgatTGAGATCTGCAGGCAGGAAGAGAGagtttcactctcagtctctgatttgatccagcagctggaaataaagaaggacgagctgtccagaAAGATGtgtcacattgaggagctgtgtaacatgtctgatccagtgactgtcttacaggaaccagacacaagtgacttgtgtgatactgaggacagagagagacatgatgaCCAGGTCCATGATGTAGGAGATTTGGATGTGGGTCTCATCTCAAGGACATTATGCACATTATCTGATATAATGACAGGAATAAATATAGGGATCTATGTGCAGGAACCTGcagacatattactggatgtaaacacagctggtaataatatacatatatcaggtgaCGGCAAAACTGCATCAGTATCAACAAACAAGAATCATCCAGAAACACCAGAGAAATTTCAGTATAATCAGGTAATAAGCACCAGGAGATTTTCCtcagggcgacattactgggaagtggagGTTAGTAAATCAGGGGGCTGGagggtagggatgtgttatcccagtatagacaggagaggagatCAGTCATACATTGGATGTAGTAAGAAATCATGGGGTTTGAGCATGAGCTGGTGTAATAATCAGTATTCAGTGATATATAACCGGAAAGAGTTCCTGGTACGTGACAATATGCCATGTGATAGAGTGAGGGTATgtctggattatgaggctggacagctgTCCTTTTATGCTCTAtgtgacccgatcagacacttacacaccttcactgccaccttcactgagccccttcatgctgcattatatgtagagagaggttgtataaagatatctaacatacctcctaactgtcacAATTGTGGATAG